From the Micromonospora echinofusca genome, the window CAGCACGAGCAGCACTCCGGCGCCGAGCAGCAGCACCCCGACGGGGTCCAGCCGCCGGTGGTCGCGTGGGCCGGCCGGTCGGGCGGGGAGCAGCCGCCAGCCGAGGACCACCGCCAGGACGCCCACCGGCACGTTGACGAAGAACACCCACCGCCAGCCGTGCTCCTCGCCGCCGACGGCGATCAGCAGGCCACCGAGCAGCGGGCCGACGGCCGTGGAGATGCCGATGGTGGCGCCGAGCAGCCCGAACGGTCGGCCCCGCTCGGGGCCCTGGAAGAGCTCCTGGATCAGCCCGGTGACCTGCGGGTTGACCACTCCGGCGGCGGCGCCCTGGAGCAACCGGGCCGCGATCAGCCAGGCGGGGGAGGGCGACAGCCCGGCCAGCGCGCTGGCCAGCGTGAACAGGGCGATCCCGAAGACGAACGCGGTACGCCGGCCGCGTGCGTCGCCGAAGCGGCCGGCGGAGACCAGCACCAGCCCGAACGTCAGCGCGTACCCGGACAGCACCCACTGTAGGTCGCTGGGGGAGGCGCCGAGCGAACGGTCCATCGACGGTACGGCAACGTTGACGATGCTCACGTCGAGCAGCGTCATGAAGGCGGCGACCAGCCCGACCCCGAGGGCCTGCCAGCGCCGCCGGTCGTCCGGGGACGCGGCGGGTTCGGCCGGTGGCGTACCCGCCGGGCTCATCGTGCCTCCCGTAAACCAGTGAACGGGCATCGCTGAGCGCTACCCCGGTCCCCGGGAGGCGAACCATCACGTGGCGGGCGACGGCTCACGCCATCTGGCGGGCACAGAACCGGGGTCCGAAGTCCAGCCCGGCCATGGGGGAGTCCTCCCGGTGCAACAGGTTCTTCTCGGTGAGCTGGTGCAGCGGCTCGCGCAACTGCTCCGCGGTGAGGCCGGCCTCCTCGGCGATGAGGTCCGGGTACGGCACCTGCCCTCGGGCCTCCAGCGCCGCGACCGCGTCGTACACCCGTTCCTCGACATCCGACAGTTGCACCTGCCGCATGGCCCTTCCTCCTTCGCCTGGCCCGCCTCCGTGCGGGCGGTTGCGCCGCGCGGTTACCCGGTGGACGTCCGAAGATGCCCACCCGATCGGGCGGTGCCGCCGGTCGCGCCGACGCTGCCCGCGCGCCGCGGCTTGCCCTAGGCTGCACCAGTGATCGTCTGGGATCTCGCCGTCGTCGGCGCCGGCCCCGCCGGGCTCACCGCCGCCCGTGCCGCCGCCCGCGCCGGCCTGCGCACGCTGGTCGTCGAGCGCGCCGCACACCCGCGCTACAAGACCTGCGGGGGCGGCCTGATCGGCACGTCCCTGGCGGCGGTGGCCGGCCGGATCGAGGTGCCGGCGCACGACCGGGTCGACCGGGTGACGTTCACCCGGGACGGGCGGCGTGGGTTCACCCGCCACCATCGCGGCGGGCCGCTGGTGAGCATGGTGCGCCGGGAGGAGTTCGACGACCGGCTGCGCGCCGCCGCGGTCGCCGCCGGCGCCGAGGTCCGTGAGCGGGTCGCGGTCCGCGCCGTCGAGCAGGACCCCGACGTCGTACGCCTCAGGCTCGCCGACGGGGACACGGTGCACGCGCGGGCGGTGATCGGGGCGGACGGTTCCTCGGGCGTGACCGCACGGCACGTGGGGGCCCGTTACCGGCAGGTGGACCTGGGGCTGGAGCTGGAACTGCCCGTGCCGCCGCGGGAGCAGGCCCGTTGGCGGGGCCGCCTCCTGCTGGACTGGGGTCGGCTGCCGGGCTCGTACGCCTGGGTCTTCCCGAAGGGCGACCGGCTGACGGTCGGCGTGATCGCGGCCCGGGGTGAGGGGGAGCGGACCAGGGCCTACCTGCGGGGGTTCGTCGAGCGGCTGGGCCTGGCCACGGTGTCGCCGGCGCACGACTCCGGTCACCTGACGCGCTGCCGGACGGAGGACTCGCCGCTGCGCCGGGGCCGGGTGCTGGTCGCGGGCGACGCGGCCGGGCTGCTGGAGCCGTGGAGCCGGGAGGGGATCAGCTACGCGCTGCGTTCCGGCGCGCTGGCCGGCGCGGCGGTCGCGTCCGGTGACCTGGCGGGGTACGAGCGCGCGGTCGACCGGGACCTGGTGCCGTCGATGCGCGCCGGGCATCGGCTGCTCGACGTGTTCGCCCGGCGGCCGGAGGTCTTCCACGCGTTGTTGGCCACCCCGCCGGGCTGGCGGATGTTCGTGCGGTTCTGTCAGGGCCGGGCGAGCTTCGACGAGACGCTGGACCGCGCCCCGGTCCGGGCGGCCCTGGCGCTGCTGGACCGGTAGGGCAGGGTGCCGGCGCAAGGCACCTCGGTGGCGAGCACGTGGCCCGGAGCCTGCCCATCCGTTTCACCCAGGATCCTAGGATGCTTTAGCGGTGGTGTGCGACGCCACCACCGCACAGAATGATGACGTCGAAGGAGAGCAGCCATGGCAGAGGACCACTCCGGGACGTCGTTCACCGACGACGAGTACCACTTCCTGCGGCACGTGCGCTTCGGCGAGCTGCCGCCCGCGGTTCGCCCGGAGGAGCGGACCGCGCTGACCGAGACCGACCCGCGGCGCGACCAGCCGGATCCGGGTGACGAGCGCGACCGGTGGGACCTGCGGCACGGGGCCTGACCGACCGCCACGGGAGCTGAAACGTTCGTCCTCCGCTCGAAGCCGGTCCACCGACGACGGGGGACCGCCGACGACGGGGGACCGCCGACGCCGCCGCGCCGGGTGAAAACCGGGCGGAGTCGTTGCGTCGGCGCTGCTAAGGTTGCCGCCATGGCACGAGGTATCTGGTCGCAGAAGGTCCGCTCCGCCCGCTGACGGCGGCGCCTTCCCTCTGCTGAGTCCGCGCTCGCCGTTCCGGTTCCCGCCGGGCGGCCGCCTGCTGCTGCCCGGCTCCACCACGAGCTGCGGAGCACCGTTGAACCTCACCCCGAACCCCGAAGCCATCTCCCTGCCCGTCACCGCGGGCGGCGTCGCACACGTCCGCGCCGACGGCGTCACCGTCGTCCGGGGGTCCCGCCGGGTCCTGACCAACGTGTCGGTGACCGTCTCCGCCCGCTCGCGGGTCGCCGTCGTCGGCGAGAACGGCCGCGGCAAGACGACGCTGCTGCACGTTCTCGCCGGCCTGATCGCCCCCGACGAGGGCACCGTGCACCGGGCGGGCACGATCGGTTTGGCCCGCCAGGAGCTGGCCGTGCGCGACGGTGCGACCGTCGGCACCCTGACCTCGGAGGCGCTGGCCGCGTCGTTCGCGGCCCTCGCCGCGTTGGACGAGGCGTCCCGGGCCCTGGCGGCCGGCGATCCCGGTGGCGGCGACCGCTACGCCGCCGCGCTCGACGTCGCCACCGGCCTCGACGCGTGGGACGCCGAGCGCCGCGTCGACGTCGCGCTCGAGGCCCTGGGTGCCTGCACGGACCGCCGGCGTGCGCTGTCGACGCTTTCGGTCGGGCAGCGCTACCGGGTGCGGCTGGCCTGCCTGCTCGGCGCGCGCCACGACGTGCTGCTGCTCGACGAGCCGACCAACCACCTCGACGCCGACGGGTTGGACTTCCTGACCCGCAGGCTGCGCGAGCACGGCGGCGGCTTCGCCGTCGTCAGCCACGATCGGGCGCTGCTGCGTGACGTCGCGGACCGGTTCCTGGACCTCGACCCGACCCGCGACCGGACGCCGCGCCTGTACGCCGGCGGCTACGACGCCTGGCAGGACGCCCGGCGGCGTGACCGCGAATCGTGGGAGCAGGACTACGACGAGCAGC encodes:
- a CDS encoding ABC-F family ATP-binding cassette domain-containing protein; this translates as MNLTPNPEAISLPVTAGGVAHVRADGVTVVRGSRRVLTNVSVTVSARSRVAVVGENGRGKTTLLHVLAGLIAPDEGTVHRAGTIGLARQELAVRDGATVGTLTSEALAASFAALAALDEASRALAAGDPGGGDRYAAALDVATGLDAWDAERRVDVALEALGACTDRRRALSTLSVGQRYRVRLACLLGARHDVLLLDEPTNHLDADGLDFLTRRLREHGGGFAVVSHDRALLRDVADRFLDLDPTRDRTPRLYAGGYDAWQDARRRDRESWEQDYDEQQAEHRRLTDAVAKARDRLSTGWRPDKGTGKHQRQSRAPGVVQALNRQQDALRAHRIDVPEPPPTLRWPDLGVRPGAPQVRAYGVVVDGRLAGPVDLSLDGGGRLLVTGANGAGKSTLLAVLAGVLEPTAGQVWRATEARIALITQETAEHDPGLTAREVQARHVGRLVARGVLRDAETVGLGALGLLDSEAMRTPVGRMSQGQQRRLDLALALAGRPGLILLDEPTNHLSSALVDELTAAIRETSAAVVVATHDRQLLRDLADWPCLEIGGRIDGRDPR
- a CDS encoding geranylgeranyl reductase family protein, coding for MIVWDLAVVGAGPAGLTAARAAARAGLRTLVVERAAHPRYKTCGGGLIGTSLAAVAGRIEVPAHDRVDRVTFTRDGRRGFTRHHRGGPLVSMVRREEFDDRLRAAAVAAGAEVRERVAVRAVEQDPDVVRLRLADGDTVHARAVIGADGSSGVTARHVGARYRQVDLGLELELPVPPREQARWRGRLLLDWGRLPGSYAWVFPKGDRLTVGVIAARGEGERTRAYLRGFVERLGLATVSPAHDSGHLTRCRTEDSPLRRGRVLVAGDAAGLLEPWSREGISYALRSGALAGAAVASGDLAGYERAVDRDLVPSMRAGHRLLDVFARRPEVFHALLATPPGWRMFVRFCQGRASFDETLDRAPVRAALALLDR